The stretch of DNA AGCCGATTTACGGCAGTTTTTGGCTATGCAGCCTGAGAGTGTGAATGGCCAGAACGCCTTGGGGTATATCTTGGCGAATCGCACCAATCGTTATGCAGAGGCAGATACCTATCTTGTTAAGGCGTATGCGCAGCAGCCCGAAAACCCAGTTATTCTCGACTCGCTCGGTTGGTTGCGGTTTAAACAAGGTAAATTGAGCGAAGCTTTAGCGTTGTTGGAAAAAGCATATCTAGCGATGCCTGATGCGGAAGTGGGTGCTCATTTGGCCGAAATTTTATGGACCAAAGGTGATAAAGCTCGCGCGAAGCAAATTCTGGATGAAGTGCTGGCTATTCAGCCAGATGATGAAGTCGCGTTGGAAGTGCGCCAGCGCTTGGGCCTGTAAATGAGCTGGAAGCGTCTGATTGTCGGTGTAAGTGCGCTATTGCTTGCGTGTACACAAGCCCCACTGGCGCCGCCACAGGCGGGTTTTTCTGCGAGCGGCAAAGTCAATATTCGACAAGGCAATCAATCGGATACGGCGCAGTTTGCTTGGCGCGCAAGTCCAAATGAAGATCAGCTAAGCCTTGCAACTCCATTTGGGTCGGTGCTGGCTGAGCTGCAACTGCGCTATCAGGGCGATGAAATTATTTCTGCGCAGCTTAATCAGGCCGGTCAGATCACTCAGGCCGAAGATCCTGAAGCCTTGCTACAGCAGCTAACCGGTTTGCAGTTACCTGTTTCAGGCTTACGCTG from Chitinibacter fontanus encodes:
- the lolB gene encoding lipoprotein insertase outer membrane protein LolB translates to MSWKRLIVGVSALLLACTQAPLAPPQAGFSASGKVNIRQGNQSDTAQFAWRASPNEDQLSLATPFGSVLAELQLRYQGDEIISAQLNQAGQITQAEDPEALLQQLTGLQLPVSGLRWWLRGQARPDVPFTREGEVLLQNGWRISASDYRNGPQPYRIELLRDDLKVRILINEWITSSP